The Williamsia sp. DF01-3 genome has a window encoding:
- a CDS encoding DUF4012 domain-containing protein yields the protein MTHAVTDQPEPRRRPRRLRWWILAVLGVLVVLVVVGLYLAYLAFSAKGSLESARGHASSAQRAFLAGDTDKAVREANAAVVQAEAANGDTHNPVWSAVAVLPWLGDPLQSVRDLTESVEGLSTDVLVPTAELADVINPNSLRTEDNTINTVALAQAQPELGKIATRAEELEADVAATDGSWLGVVSDAQAELHDQLTESARFIRGTDTAAQLLPPMLGAGGERNYFFGFQTPAESRATGGLLGAYGVVSAENGRVNVDNLGANNTIRPPADPVDLGEEFDFNYGYNRPYTDVRNSNISAHFPYAAQIWMSMWEQQSGTRLDGAVAMDPVALSYLLKATGPVKLASGETITGDNVTEITLSTSYKQFGGDNPARKAYLQEIARKAVSSLTALRGNTGKVLEALGRGVHERRIMVYSADEGEQKLLAAAGLTHEVAETDAPYAEVVVGNLAGNKIDYFLKRSITYRADKCDGDRRKAVVEVELTNTVEDMSLPPYVIGSLGNPQLQLPNGTNFASVTLYATSGANLESVTVDGDPMLYSSGTERGHPFVTGQVKIPAGNTVVLKYELDEPASSGTPQVPVQPLVDEPQITVDVPACKE from the coding sequence TTGACCCACGCGGTGACCGACCAGCCCGAACCGAGACGCCGGCCGCGCCGGCTGCGGTGGTGGATCCTGGCGGTGCTGGGCGTGCTGGTGGTGCTCGTCGTGGTGGGCCTGTATCTCGCGTACCTGGCGTTCAGTGCCAAGGGCTCGCTCGAATCAGCTCGTGGTCACGCGTCGTCGGCGCAGCGGGCGTTCCTCGCCGGTGACACCGACAAGGCGGTTCGCGAGGCCAATGCCGCAGTGGTCCAGGCCGAGGCCGCCAACGGGGACACCCACAACCCGGTCTGGTCTGCGGTCGCGGTGCTGCCGTGGCTGGGTGATCCGTTGCAGTCGGTACGAGACCTGACCGAGTCCGTCGAGGGCCTGTCCACGGACGTTCTGGTGCCCACGGCCGAACTGGCCGATGTCATCAACCCGAACAGTCTGCGCACCGAAGACAACACCATCAACACCGTCGCCCTCGCCCAGGCACAGCCCGAACTCGGCAAAATCGCTACGCGGGCCGAGGAACTCGAGGCGGACGTCGCCGCAACCGACGGCAGCTGGCTCGGCGTCGTCTCCGATGCGCAAGCCGAACTCCACGATCAGCTCACCGAATCGGCTCGCTTCATTCGCGGCACCGACACCGCGGCACAGCTGTTGCCACCCATGCTCGGCGCGGGCGGCGAACGCAACTACTTCTTCGGTTTCCAGACACCGGCGGAGTCGCGGGCGACGGGCGGACTTCTCGGTGCGTACGGAGTGGTGAGCGCCGAGAACGGCCGGGTGAACGTGGACAATCTGGGCGCCAACAACACCATTCGGCCGCCGGCAGACCCCGTCGATCTCGGCGAGGAGTTCGACTTCAACTACGGCTACAACCGCCCCTACACTGACGTCCGCAACAGCAACATCAGTGCGCATTTCCCGTATGCGGCTCAGATCTGGATGTCGATGTGGGAGCAGCAGTCCGGGACCCGACTCGACGGGGCGGTCGCAATGGATCCGGTTGCGTTGAGCTACCTGCTCAAGGCCACCGGTCCGGTCAAGCTGGCCAGCGGTGAAACCATCACCGGCGACAACGTCACCGAGATCACGTTGTCCACGTCGTACAAGCAATTCGGTGGCGACAACCCTGCGCGCAAGGCCTACCTGCAAGAGATTGCCCGCAAGGCCGTGTCATCGCTGACAGCGCTGCGCGGTAACACCGGAAAGGTGCTCGAGGCGCTGGGTCGTGGGGTGCACGAACGACGGATCATGGTGTACAGCGCCGATGAAGGCGAACAGAAGCTCCTGGCCGCAGCAGGGTTGACGCATGAAGTCGCTGAAACCGATGCGCCCTATGCCGAAGTGGTGGTCGGCAACCTCGCGGGCAACAAGATCGACTACTTCCTGAAGCGGTCGATCACCTATCGCGCGGACAAGTGTGACGGGGATCGGCGCAAAGCAGTGGTGGAGGTCGAACTGACCAACACCGTCGAGGACATGAGTCTGCCTCCCTACGTGATCGGCAGTCTCGGCAACCCACAGCTGCAGCTGCCCAACGGAACGAACTTCGCGTCGGTCACCCTTTATGCCACGTCCGGCGCGAACCTCGAATCTGTGACGGTGGACGGAGATCCGATGCTGTACTCGTCGGGAACCGAGCGGGGCCACCCCTTTGTCACGGGCCAGGTGAAGATCCCCGCCGGCAATACGGTGGTCCTCAAGTACGAGCTCGACGAGCCTGCCTCGTCGGGTACACCGCAGGTACCGGTACAGCCGCTCGTCGACGAGCCCCAGATCACGGTCGACGTACCGGCGTGCAAGGAGTGA
- a CDS encoding ATP-binding cassette domain-containing protein, producing the protein MKDNNLAASPDRSGPHGDNAIEIRDLQMRYRGVHALKSIDLDVPAGTVMGVLGPNGAGKTTTVRIIGTLLRPTAGSVRINGIDALTNPHEVRSLIGLSGQFAAVDDNLTGIENLTMVARLSGLGRRASKARTHELLEQFGIAEAGKRRVGTYSGGMRRRIDLAGAIIIRPPVLLLDEPTASLDPISRAELWSEVRTLVSEGTTVLLTTQYLEEADQLADAVTVIVGGEVVARGTPGELKATVGTAQVRLQLADPADAVRAVGIVAQLPGMSEVGADGPAVTFSTVEPSRHLARAVADLAQAGVEIVDATTSAPTLDDVFLALARSSK; encoded by the coding sequence GTGAAAGACAACAACCTCGCCGCTTCGCCCGATCGATCAGGTCCGCACGGCGACAACGCGATCGAGATCCGCGATCTGCAGATGCGTTACCGGGGTGTGCATGCGCTGAAGTCGATCGACCTCGACGTTCCCGCAGGGACCGTGATGGGTGTTCTCGGACCCAACGGTGCCGGTAAGACAACCACCGTCCGCATCATCGGAACACTGCTGCGTCCGACGGCAGGCAGCGTGCGCATCAACGGGATCGACGCGCTGACGAATCCACACGAGGTACGGAGTCTGATCGGGCTCTCGGGACAGTTCGCCGCAGTCGACGACAACCTCACGGGCATCGAGAATCTGACGATGGTGGCCCGCCTGTCCGGGCTGGGCCGACGGGCATCGAAGGCCAGAACCCACGAGTTGCTCGAGCAGTTCGGAATCGCCGAGGCCGGAAAACGTCGAGTGGGAACGTATTCCGGTGGGATGCGTCGACGAATCGACCTGGCAGGCGCCATCATCATCCGACCGCCTGTGTTGTTGCTGGACGAGCCGACAGCGAGCCTGGATCCGATCAGCCGTGCCGAATTGTGGTCGGAGGTGCGGACTCTGGTCAGTGAGGGGACAACGGTGCTCCTGACCACCCAGTACCTCGAGGAGGCCGACCAACTCGCCGACGCGGTCACCGTGATCGTCGGTGGGGAAGTGGTCGCCCGCGGCACCCCCGGAGAACTCAAGGCAACCGTGGGAACGGCGCAGGTCCGACTGCAGTTGGCCGATCCCGCTGATGCCGTCCGGGCGGTCGGCATCGTCGCCCAGCTCCCGGGTATGTCCGAGGTCGGTGCCGATGGGCCCGCCGTGACGTTCTCCACGGTGGAACCCAGCAGGCACCTGGCACGTGCGGTGGCGGACCTCGCTCAGGCCGGCGTCGAGATCGTCGACGCGACAACAAGCGCACCGACCCTCGACGATGTCTTCCTCGCTCTGGCGCGGAGCTCGAAGTGA